From Streptomyces sp. NBC_00775, one genomic window encodes:
- a CDS encoding acetyl/propionyl/methylcrotonyl-CoA carboxylase subunit alpha, with amino-acid sequence MFDTVLVANRGEIAVRVIRTLRTLGVRSVAVFSDADADARHVREADTAVRIGPAPAAESYLSVERLLEAAARTGAQAVHPGYGFLAENAAFARACAEAGLTFIGPPASAIDLMGDKIRAKETVKAAGVPVVPGSSGSGLTDTQLADAAREIGMPVLLKPSAGGGGKGMRLVRDTEKLAEEIAAARREARASFGDDTLLVERWVDRPRHIEIQVLADGHGNVVHLGERECSLQRRHQKIIEEAPSVLLDPGTRAAMGEAAVQAARSCGYAGAGTVEFIVPGRDPSSYYFMEMNTRLQVEHPVTELITGLDLVEWQLRVAAGERLPYEQKDITLTGHAVEARVCAEDPARGFLPSGGTVLALDEPQGDGVRTDSGLSEGTEVGSLYDPMLSKVIAYGPDRATALRKLRAALAETVTLGVQTNAGFLRRLLAHPAVVAGELDTGLVEREAEGLVSGEVPEEVYAAAALLRHEALSPATSQGLRPGTPEWVDPFSVPSGWRLGGAPAWTAHHLQVPGHDPVTVRVRGTADGGVELLLDDEKPPLRGAVPLTPLRGGATASRFAFRLDGVTHTFAALPSGTWLGRDGDAWHVRDHDPVAASLTGAAHSGADSLTAPMPGTVTVVKVAVGDEVTAGQSLLVVEAMKMEHVISAPHAGTVSELDVAPGTTVAMDQVLAVIAPHEEAE; translated from the coding sequence ATGTTCGACACCGTTCTTGTGGCCAACCGGGGCGAGATCGCGGTCCGGGTCATCCGTACGCTGCGGACCCTCGGCGTGCGCTCCGTGGCCGTCTTCTCCGACGCCGACGCCGACGCCCGGCATGTGCGCGAGGCGGACACGGCGGTACGGATCGGTCCGGCACCGGCGGCCGAGAGCTATCTGTCGGTGGAGCGGCTCCTGGAGGCGGCGGCGCGGACGGGCGCGCAGGCCGTGCACCCGGGCTACGGCTTCCTCGCGGAGAACGCCGCCTTCGCGCGCGCGTGCGCCGAGGCCGGGCTCACTTTCATCGGTCCGCCCGCCTCCGCCATCGACCTCATGGGCGACAAGATCCGCGCCAAGGAGACCGTGAAGGCGGCCGGGGTCCCGGTCGTGCCCGGCTCGTCCGGCAGCGGGCTCACGGACACCCAACTGGCCGACGCCGCCCGGGAGATCGGCATGCCGGTGCTGCTGAAGCCCAGTGCGGGCGGCGGCGGCAAGGGCATGCGTCTGGTGCGGGACACGGAGAAGCTGGCCGAGGAGATCGCCGCCGCCCGCCGCGAGGCCCGCGCCTCCTTCGGCGACGACACCCTCCTCGTAGAGCGCTGGGTCGACCGCCCCCGGCACATCGAGATCCAGGTCCTCGCGGACGGCCACGGCAATGTCGTGCACCTCGGCGAGCGCGAGTGCTCCCTCCAGCGCCGCCACCAGAAGATCATCGAGGAAGCGCCGAGCGTGCTCCTGGACCCCGGGACGCGCGCCGCGATGGGCGAGGCGGCGGTCCAGGCGGCCCGCTCCTGCGGCTACGCGGGCGCGGGCACGGTGGAGTTCATCGTGCCGGGCCGCGACCCGTCGTCGTACTACTTCATGGAGATGAACACCCGCCTCCAGGTGGAGCACCCGGTCACCGAGCTGATCACGGGACTGGACCTGGTGGAGTGGCAGCTCCGGGTCGCGGCGGGCGAGCGACTGCCGTACGAGCAGAAGGACATCACGCTCACGGGACACGCGGTGGAGGCGCGCGTCTGCGCCGAGGACCCCGCGCGCGGGTTCCTCCCCTCCGGCGGCACGGTGCTCGCGCTGGACGAGCCGCAGGGCGACGGAGTACGCACCGACTCCGGGCTGAGCGAGGGCACGGAGGTCGGTTCGCTCTACGACCCGATGCTCTCCAAGGTCATCGCGTACGGCCCCGACCGCGCGACCGCGCTGCGCAAACTCCGGGCTGCCCTCGCCGAGACGGTCACCCTGGGGGTGCAGACGAACGCGGGGTTCCTGCGGCGGCTGCTGGCCCATCCGGCGGTGGTGGCGGGCGAGTTGGACACGGGGCTGGTGGAGCGGGAGGCCGAGGGGCTGGTCTCGGGTGAGGTGCCCGAGGAGGTGTACGCGGCGGCGGCGCTGCTGCGGCACGAGGCTCTCTCCCCCGCCACGTCCCAGGGGCTTCGCCCCGGGACCCCCGAGTGGGTGGACCCCTTCTCCGTGCCCAGCGGCTGGCGCCTGGGCGGCGCACCGGCGTGGACGGCGCACCACCTTCAGGTGCCGGGCCACGACCCCGTGACCGTGCGCGTGCGCGGCACGGCGGACGGCGGCGTCGAGCTGCTGCTCGACGACGAGAAGCCGCCCCTCCGGGGGGCCGTGCCCCTCACCCCGCTCCGGGGAGGGGCGACCGCATCACGGTTCGCCTTCCGGCTCGACGGTGTCACCCACACCTTCGCCGCCCTGCCGTCGGGCACCTGGCTGGGCCGCGACGGCGACGCCTGGCATGTGCGCGACCACGACCCCGTGGCCGCCTCCCTCACCGGCGCCGCCCATTCCGGCGCCGACTCGCTCACCGCCCCCATGCCCGGCACGGTGACCGTCGTGAAGGTCGCTGTGGGTGACGAAGTGACCGCCGGTCAGAGCCTGTTGGTCGTCGAGGCGATGAAGATGGAGCACGTCATCTCCGCGCCGCACGCCGGGACCGTCAGCGAGCTGGACGTCGCCCCGGGCACGACGGTCGCCATGGACCAGGTGCTGGCCGTCATCGCACCGCACGAGGAGGCGGAATGA
- a CDS encoding carboxyl transferase domain-containing protein, with amino-acid sequence MHEAPELTSAADPASEAWRANEAAHRALGEELRQKLAAARLGGGEKARARHTARGKLLPRDRVDTLLDPGSPFLELAPLAADGMYEGQAPAAGVIAGIGRVSGRECVIVANDATVKGGTYYPMTVKKHLRAQEVALENRLPCVYLVDSGGAFLPMQDEVFPDREHFGRIFYNQARMSGAGIPQIAAVLGSCTAGGAYVPAMSDEAVIVRNQGTIFLGGPPLVKAATGEVVTAEELGGGEVHARVSGVTDHLAEDDAHALRIVRNIAATLPARGPLPWAVEPSVEPKVDPYGLYGAVPVDSRTPYDVREVIARVADGSRFAEFKAEFGQTLVTGFARIHGHPVGIVANNGILFSESAQKGAHFIELCDQRGIPLVFLQNISGFMVGRQYEAGGIAKHGAKMVTAVACTRVPKLTVVIGGSYGAGNYSMCGRAYSPRFLWMWPNAKISVMGGEQAASVLATVKRDQLEGRGESWPAEAEEDFKAPIRQQYERQGNAYYATARLWDDGVIDPMETRQVLGLALTACANAPLGDPQFGVFRM; translated from the coding sequence ATGCACGAGGCACCGGAGCTGACGAGCGCGGCAGACCCCGCGTCGGAGGCCTGGCGGGCCAACGAGGCGGCACATCGCGCGCTGGGCGAGGAGCTGCGCCAGAAGCTGGCGGCGGCCCGGCTCGGCGGCGGTGAGAAGGCCCGCGCCCGGCACACCGCGCGCGGGAAGCTGCTGCCCCGCGACCGCGTGGACACCCTCCTCGACCCCGGCTCGCCCTTCCTGGAGCTGGCTCCCCTCGCCGCCGACGGGATGTACGAAGGGCAGGCCCCGGCGGCGGGCGTCATCGCCGGGATCGGCAGGGTCAGCGGGCGCGAGTGCGTGATCGTCGCCAATGACGCCACCGTCAAGGGCGGCACGTACTACCCGATGACGGTGAAGAAGCATCTGCGGGCACAAGAGGTGGCGCTCGAAAACCGCCTCCCCTGTGTCTATCTCGTCGACTCCGGGGGCGCCTTCCTGCCCATGCAGGACGAGGTCTTCCCCGACCGCGAGCACTTCGGGCGGATCTTCTACAACCAGGCGCGGATGTCGGGGGCGGGTATCCCGCAGATCGCCGCCGTCCTCGGCTCCTGCACGGCCGGCGGCGCGTACGTCCCGGCGATGAGCGACGAGGCCGTGATCGTGCGCAATCAGGGCACGATCTTCCTCGGCGGCCCTCCCCTGGTGAAGGCCGCCACCGGCGAGGTCGTCACGGCGGAGGAGCTGGGCGGAGGCGAGGTCCACGCGCGCGTGTCGGGCGTCACCGACCACCTGGCGGAGGACGACGCGCACGCGCTGCGGATCGTACGGAACATCGCCGCCACGCTCCCCGCGCGCGGGCCGCTGCCCTGGGCCGTGGAGCCTTCCGTCGAGCCCAAGGTGGACCCGTACGGGCTGTACGGGGCGGTGCCGGTCGACTCCCGCACCCCCTATGACGTACGCGAGGTCATCGCGCGCGTGGCCGACGGTTCGCGTTTCGCCGAGTTCAAGGCGGAGTTCGGGCAGACCCTGGTCACCGGCTTCGCCCGGATCCACGGGCACCCGGTCGGGATCGTCGCCAACAACGGCATCCTGTTCTCCGAATCCGCCCAGAAGGGCGCCCACTTCATCGAGCTGTGCGACCAGCGCGGCATCCCGCTGGTGTTCCTGCAGAACATCTCCGGGTTCATGGTGGGCAGGCAGTACGAGGCCGGGGGCATCGCCAAACACGGCGCCAAGATGGTCACGGCCGTCGCCTGCACACGCGTGCCCAAGCTGACGGTGGTGATCGGCGGCTCGTACGGCGCGGGCAACTACTCGATGTGCGGCCGGGCGTACTCGCCGCGCTTCCTGTGGATGTGGCCCAACGCCAAGATCTCCGTGATGGGCGGCGAGCAGGCCGCGTCGGTCCTCGCGACCGTCAAGCGCGACCAGCTGGAGGGGCGCGGCGAGTCCTGGCCGGCCGAGGCGGAAGAGGACTTCAAGGCCCCGATCCGCCAGCAGTACGAGCGCCAGGGGAACGCCTACTACGCGACGGCCCGGCTCTGGGACGACGGTGTGATCGACCCGATGGAGACCCGGCAGGTCCTGGGCCTCGCCTTGACCGCCTGCGCCAACGCGCCCCTGGGTGACCCCCAGTTCGGCGTCTTCCGGATGTGA
- a CDS encoding SACE_7040 family transcriptional regulator — protein MATRTDAPTRREQILKEAARLFAERGFHGVGVDEIGAAVGISGPGLYRHFAGKDAMLAELLVGISGQLLTGGKRRVAETDGNPEALLDSLIEGHIDFALDDRPLITLHDRELDRLRDSDRKLVRQLQRQYVELWVEVVREVYPGLTEPTARSAVHSVFGLLNSTPHLGRPGALPGRAGTAALLHRMARGAFEAARA, from the coding sequence ATGGCCACGAGAACCGACGCCCCCACCCGCCGCGAGCAGATCCTCAAGGAGGCCGCGCGGCTCTTCGCCGAGCGCGGCTTCCATGGCGTCGGTGTGGATGAGATAGGAGCGGCCGTCGGCATCAGCGGCCCCGGCCTCTACCGGCACTTCGCCGGCAAGGACGCGATGCTCGCGGAGCTGCTGGTGGGGATCAGCGGGCAGCTGCTCACGGGGGGCAAGCGCCGTGTGGCGGAGACCGACGGGAACCCCGAGGCGCTCCTGGACTCGCTCATCGAGGGCCACATCGACTTCGCGCTCGACGACCGCCCCCTGATCACCCTGCACGACCGCGAGCTGGACCGCCTCCGGGACAGCGACCGCAAGCTCGTACGGCAGCTCCAGCGGCAGTACGTCGAGCTGTGGGTGGAGGTCGTGCGCGAGGTCTATCCGGGGCTGACGGAGCCCACCGCGCGCTCCGCCGTGCACTCCGTCTTCGGTCTGCTGAACTCCACGCCGCACCTGGGCCGCCCCGGCGCGCTGCCGGGCCGGGCGGGCACCGCCGCGCTGCTGCACCGGATGGCTCGTGGGGCCTTCGAGGCGGCGCGGGCGTGA
- a CDS encoding acyl-CoA dehydrogenase family protein, with protein sequence MRRTVFNEDHEAFRETLRAFIEAEVVPVYDEWFAAGQAPRDFYYKLAELGIFGIRVDEEFGGAGIDSYKFEAVMYEETARAGVQFGGSGVHVLLGLPYIKMLATDEQKKRFLPKFVSGEEMWALAMTEPGTGSDLAGMKTTAKLSEDGTHYVLNGSKTFITGGVHADKVIVCARTSAPTAEDRRFGISLFAVDTKSEGYSIGRKLDKLGLKTSDTAELAFVDVKVPVEDLLGEENKGFYYLGHNLASERWGIAFGAYAQAKAAVRFAKEYVQERTVFGKAVASFQNTKFELAACQAEVDAAEAVVDRALEALDAGELTPAEAASAKLFCTEVAHRVIDRCLQLHGGYGFMNEYPIARLYADNRVNRIYGGTSEIMKSIIAKDMGL encoded by the coding sequence GTGCGCCGTACTGTGTTCAACGAGGACCACGAGGCGTTCCGGGAGACCCTCCGGGCCTTCATCGAGGCCGAGGTCGTTCCCGTCTACGACGAGTGGTTCGCCGCGGGCCAGGCGCCGCGCGACTTCTACTACAAGCTCGCCGAGCTCGGCATCTTCGGCATCCGTGTCGACGAGGAGTTCGGCGGCGCCGGCATCGACTCGTACAAGTTCGAAGCCGTGATGTACGAGGAGACGGCCCGCGCGGGCGTCCAGTTCGGCGGCTCCGGTGTGCACGTGCTGCTCGGCCTGCCGTACATCAAGATGCTCGCCACCGACGAGCAGAAGAAGCGCTTCCTGCCGAAGTTCGTCTCCGGCGAGGAGATGTGGGCCCTCGCGATGACCGAGCCGGGCACCGGCTCCGACCTCGCGGGCATGAAGACCACCGCGAAGCTCTCCGAGGACGGCACGCACTACGTCCTCAACGGCTCCAAGACCTTCATCACGGGCGGCGTGCACGCCGACAAGGTCATCGTCTGCGCCCGCACCTCCGCCCCGACGGCCGAGGACCGCCGCTTCGGCATCTCCCTCTTCGCCGTGGACACCAAGTCCGAGGGCTACTCCATCGGCCGCAAGCTGGACAAGCTCGGCCTGAAGACCTCCGACACCGCCGAGCTCGCGTTCGTCGACGTCAAGGTGCCCGTCGAGGACCTCCTCGGCGAGGAGAACAAGGGCTTCTACTACCTCGGCCACAACCTCGCCTCCGAGCGCTGGGGCATAGCCTTCGGCGCCTACGCCCAGGCCAAGGCCGCGGTCCGGTTCGCCAAGGAGTACGTGCAGGAGCGCACCGTCTTCGGCAAGGCCGTCGCCTCCTTCCAGAACACCAAGTTCGAGCTGGCCGCCTGCCAGGCCGAGGTGGACGCGGCCGAGGCCGTCGTCGACCGCGCCCTGGAGGCCCTCGACGCGGGCGAGCTGACCCCCGCCGAGGCCGCCAGCGCCAAGCTGTTCTGCACCGAGGTCGCGCACCGCGTCATCGACCGCTGCCTCCAGCTGCACGGCGGCTACGGCTTCATGAACGAGTACCCGATCGCCCGCCTGTACGCGGACAACCGCGTCAACCGCATCTACGGCGGTACCAGCGAGATCATGAAGTCGATCATCGCCAAGGACATGGGCCTGTAA
- the tesB gene encoding acyl-CoA thioesterase II, whose protein sequence is MSQALQSLLDLLDLERIEQDIFRGQSRSAVVPRVFGGQVAAQALVAAGRTVPEDRLAHSLHAYFLRAGDPGAPIVYSVDRIRDGRSFTTRRVVAVQHGQPIFHLSASFQAYEEGMEHQAEMPPAPDPETLPTAAELLPLYADVISDPLVVERLLEARESVDLRYVDAPPYGTVGEVREPRSQVWFRTNGKLADDPLLHVVLATYVSDMTLLDSILLAHGRGGWVTGDVVGASLDHAMWFHRPFRADEWLLYDQESPSASGGRGLGQARIYTQDGRLAISVIQEGVVRVPR, encoded by the coding sequence ATGAGTCAGGCACTTCAGTCACTGCTCGATCTGCTCGACCTGGAGCGGATCGAGCAGGACATCTTCCGCGGCCAGTCCCGCTCCGCCGTCGTCCCCCGCGTCTTCGGCGGACAGGTGGCGGCGCAGGCACTAGTCGCCGCGGGGCGCACCGTCCCCGAGGACCGTCTCGCCCACTCCCTGCACGCGTACTTCCTGCGTGCGGGGGATCCCGGCGCGCCCATCGTGTACTCCGTGGACCGCATCCGCGACGGCCGCTCCTTCACCACGCGCCGGGTGGTCGCGGTCCAGCACGGACAGCCGATCTTCCACCTCTCCGCGTCCTTCCAGGCGTACGAGGAGGGCATGGAGCACCAGGCTGAGATGCCGCCCGCGCCCGACCCGGAGACGCTGCCCACGGCCGCCGAACTGCTGCCGCTGTACGCCGACGTCATCTCCGACCCGCTCGTCGTGGAACGCCTTCTGGAGGCCCGCGAGTCCGTTGACCTGCGCTACGTCGACGCGCCGCCGTACGGCACGGTCGGCGAGGTCCGCGAGCCGCGCTCCCAGGTGTGGTTCCGCACGAACGGCAAGCTGGCGGACGACCCGCTCCTGCACGTCGTTCTCGCGACGTACGTCTCCGACATGACGCTCCTCGACTCCATCCTGCTCGCGCACGGACGCGGCGGCTGGGTGACCGGCGACGTCGTCGGGGCCTCCCTCGACCACGCGATGTGGTTCCACCGCCCGTTCCGCGCCGACGAATGGCTGCTGTACGACCAGGAGTCGCCCTCGGCCTCGGGCGGCCGGGGTCTCGGCCAGGCCCGCATCTACACGCAGGACGGCCGGCTGGCCATCTCGGTCATACAGGAGGGCGTGGTCCGCGTTCCTCGGTAA